In Micropterus dolomieu isolate WLL.071019.BEF.003 ecotype Adirondacks linkage group LG17, ASM2129224v1, whole genome shotgun sequence, one genomic interval encodes:
- the LOC123986412 gene encoding olfactory receptor 11A1-like gives MTNATQVSYFTLSAYFDTGLFKYLYFMIVLSLYILIVFANVLLIATICMNRSLHEPMYLFLCSLFVNGLYGSTGLFPSLLVQILSDIHTVSAPFCFLQIFCVYSYGSIEFLNLAIMSYDRYLAICCPLQYNTCMPINKVVILIAVIWLSPILVNFFTLPLIVPLQRCGNIINKVYCDNHSIVKLACYDTTVNNIYGLFVSALSVFGPLILIVYTYMKIFKVCFSGSKQTRQKAVSTCTPHLASLLNFSFGACFEILQSRFNMNNVPNMLRIFLSLYFLTCPPLFNPVMYGLNMSKIRVACKNLISNLRY, from the coding sequence ATGACAAACGCTACACAGGTTTCATATTTCACTCTTTCTGCCTACTTTGACACAGGGCTGTTTAAATACTTATATTTCATGATTGTTTTGTCTCTATATATTTTGATCGTTTTTGCCAATGTTTTGCTCATTGCAACTATCTGTATGAACAGAAGCTTACATGAACCTATGTACCTTTTTCTGTGCAGCCTGTTTGTAAATGGATTATATGGTAGTACAGGGTTGTTTCCATCCCTTCTGGTTCAGATTCTCtctgacattcacactgtttctGCTCCCTTTTGCTTCCTGCagattttctgtgtgtattcTTATGGGAGTATAGAATTTTTAAACTTAGCCATCATGTCTTATGACAGATACCTTGCGATCTGCTGTCCTctacaatacaatacatgtaTGCCTATCAACAAAGTAGTCATCCTTATTGCTGTAATATGGTTATCCCCAATTCTTGTGAATTTCTTTACACTTCCTTTGATTGTTCCTTTACAGCGGTGTGGGAACATTATTAACAAAGTGTATTGTGACAACCACTCTATTGTAAAACTGGCCTGTTATGACACCACAGTCAATAACATCTATGGACTCTTTGTTAGTGCCCTTTCAGTCTTTGGTCCACTTATTTTAATCGTTTACACTTACATGAAGAtctttaaagtttgtttttctggttctAAACAGACGAGACAAAAAGCTGTCAGTACCTGCACTCCTCACCTTGCTTCCCTTCTGAACTTTTCTTTTGGGGCTTGCTTTGAAATATTACAGAGCAGgtttaacatgaacaatgtACCCAATATGTTGCGGATTTTTTTATCGTTATACTTTCTTACATGCCCGCCACTCTTCAACCCTGTAATGTATGGCCTAAATATGTCTAAAATACGTGTCGCATGTAAAAATCTGATATCAAATTTACGCTATTAG
- the LOC123985396 gene encoding olfactory receptor 52E8-like — translation MLNMVMENVSSHKHFILNGFYELGALRPVLFIPFFFMFVVSLFANSLLLYVIITQKSLHSPMYILIAAMAGVDLSLPLFFVPNMLLNFLFDWRGISLIGCLAQMHFIHFVGAFQSTLLVWMALDRYFAICTPLYYRERMALPKFFNFIIPLVVRNALMITLFVSLAGSLSFCAVNLINHCFCEHMALVELACGSTAINNLVGLLTVLLIPVADFIFIAASYVVIFSSVLKSGRAGVKALHTCITHIMVITVSLTIALVAFLSYRIRNGLPSASRVFFSTMYLLFPSCFNPIIYGIRTTEIRQHIVKTLACCRCDQTVPDS, via the exons ATGCTCAACATGGTA ATGGAGAACGTCTCCTCGCACAAACACTTCATCCTCAACGGCTTCTACGAACTCGGAGCGCTGAGGCCCGTCCTCTTCATCCCTTTCTTCTTCATGTTCGTTGTGTCGTTATTTGCCAACTCCCTGCTGCTGTACGTCATCATTACGCAGAAAAGCCTCCACTCACCGATGTACATCCTCATCGCTGCCATGGCAGGTGTGGACCTGAGCCTCCCGCTGTTCTTCGTCCCAAACATGCTGCTGAATTTCTTGTTTGACTGGAGGGGAatctctctgattggctgcctgGCTCAGATGCACTTCATTCACTTCGTTGGAGCTTTTCAGTCCACATTGCTTGTATGGATGGCACTGGACCGCTACTTTGCCATCTGCACGCCACTTTATTACCGTGAACGCATGGCGTTACCGAAATTTTTCAACTTTATAATCCCGCTTGTGGTAAGAAATGCCCTCATGATCACACTGTTTGTGAGTCTGGCCGGATCGTTGTCGTTCTGTGCTGTAAATTTAATAAACCACTGCTTCTGTGAGCACATGGCCTTGGTGGAGCTGGCCTGTGGAAGTACAGCCATCAACAACCTGGTGGGGCTGCTGACCGTGTTACTCATCCCCGTGGCTGACTTCATCTTTATTGCTGCCTCTTATGTGGTGATATTCAGCTCTGTGCTCAAGTCCGGCAGGGCGGGGGTGAAAGCTCTCCACACCTGCATCACCCACATCATGGTCATCACTGTCAGCCTGACCATCGCGCTTGTTGCTTTTCTGTCATATAGGATCAGAAATGGTCTTCCTTCTGCCAGTCGGGTTTTCTTCAGCACCATGTACCTGCTGTTTCCGAGCTGTTTCAACCCGATCATCTACGGCATCAGAACCACCGAGATCCGACAGCACATTGTGAAGACACTGGCGTGCTGTCGCTGTGACCAGACTGTGCCTGATTCTTAA
- the LOC123985397 gene encoding olfactory receptor 52K1-like, whose translation MEPLRENVSSHKYFIFDGFNELGALRPVLFIPFFFMFVVSLFANSLLLYVIITQKSLHSPMYILIAAMAGLDLSLPLFFVPNMLLNFLFDWRGSSLIGCLVQMFFVHLLGTCQSTLLLWMALDRYFAICTPLYYHKCMVLPRFLRFVIPLLIRNFLMITLVVSLAGSLPFCSKNVINHCFCEHMALVELACGSTAVNNLVGLLTVFLIPVADFIIITSSYIVIFSSVLRAGRSGVKALHTCVTHIVVMTVSLTIILVAFLSYRIRNGLPAAVRVFFSIMYLFFPSCFNPIIYGIRTTEIRQQILKMLTCSHFVQTVPLT comes from the coding sequence ATGGAGCCGCTGAGGGAGAACGTCTCCTCGCACAAATATTTTATCTTCGACGGCTTCAACGAACTCGGAGCGCTGAGGCCCGTCCTCTTCATCCCTTTCTTCTTCATGTTCGTTGTGTCGTTATTTGCCAACTCCCTGCTGCTGTACGTCATCATTACGCAGAAAAGCCTCCACTCACCGATGTACATCCTCATCGCTGCCATGGCAGGTTTGGACCTGAGCCTCCCGCTGTTCTTCGTCCCAAACATGCTGCTGAATTTCTTGTTTGACTGGAGAGgaagctctctgattggctgcctggttcaaatgttttttgttcatcTGTTAGGAACTTGTCAGTCTACTCTGCTGCTGTGGATGGCGCTGGACCGCTACTTTGCCATCTGCACGCCACTTTACTACCACAAATGCATGGTGTTACCGAGATTCCTCAGGTTTGTGATCCCCCTTCTGATCAGAAATTTTCTCATGATCACACTGGTAGTGAGTCTGGCGGGATCATTACcattctgctctaaaaatgttaTAAACCACTGTTTCTGTGAGCACATGGCCTTGGTGGAGCTGGCCTGTGGAAGCACCGCCGTCAACAACCTGGTGGGGCTGCTGACCGTGTTCCTTATCCCGGTAGCTGACTTCATCATTATCACTTCCTCCTACATAGTTATATTCAGCTCTGTGCTGAGGGCCGGCAGGTCGGGCGTCAAAGCTCTCCACACCTGCGTCACCCACATCGTGGTCATGACTGTCAGCCTGACCATCATACTTGTCGCTTTCCTGTCGTATCGGATCAGAAACGGTCTCCCTGCAGCCGTTCGGGTTTTCTTCAGCATCATGTACTTGTTCTTTCCGAGCTGTTTTAACCCGATCATCTACGGCATCAGAACCACAGAGATACGACAACAAATCCTGAAGATGCTGACCTGTAGTCACTTTGTCCAAACGGTTCCCctcacataa